In the Argonema galeatum A003/A1 genome, one interval contains:
- a CDS encoding glycoside hydrolase family 99-like domain-containing protein has translation MVGKGFTEWTNVAKSKPLFAGHYQPHIPADLGFYDLRLPESREAQAELAREYGIYGFCYYHYWFNGKRLLERPFNEVLASGKPDFPFCLCWANENWTRAWDGQNQQILMEQKYSEEDDRQHIRSLIKTFQDPRYIKIDGKPLFLIYRSSKIPNPLQTTSIWREEAKKMGIEDIFLCRVENFDNESKPLSPQGFDAAVEFQPQWKSLLNTTKIWRLARKLRIWDKVYQENFILDYSATVEKMLQKPIPTHKYFRCVTPMWDNSARRKNNALILKNSTPDLYEYWLKNVIQQLSPTHEEENLVFINAWNEWAEGNHLEPCQKWGRTYLEATLRAVTSTTT, from the coding sequence ATGGTGGGTAAGGGTTTTACAGAATGGACTAATGTTGCCAAATCCAAGCCTTTATTCGCAGGACATTATCAACCTCACATTCCAGCAGATTTAGGATTTTATGATTTGCGTTTACCAGAATCACGGGAAGCTCAAGCTGAATTAGCCAGAGAATATGGCATATATGGCTTTTGTTACTATCACTATTGGTTCAACGGCAAACGTCTTCTAGAACGACCGTTCAATGAAGTTTTGGCTTCTGGAAAACCAGACTTTCCCTTTTGCCTTTGCTGGGCAAATGAAAACTGGACAAGAGCATGGGATGGACAAAACCAGCAGATTTTAATGGAACAAAAATACTCTGAGGAAGATGACAGACAGCACATCCGATCGCTTATTAAGACATTTCAAGATCCCAGGTATATAAAAATTGACGGCAAACCACTCTTTCTTATCTATAGATCTTCAAAAATACCCAATCCTCTCCAAACAACATCTATTTGGAGAGAAGAAGCAAAAAAAATGGGTATTGAAGATATTTTTTTATGCCGGGTTGAAAACTTTGATAATGAAAGTAAACCTCTCTCTCCACAGGGATTTGATGCGGCGGTAGAATTTCAGCCACAATGGAAATCTCTGTTAAATACAACCAAAATCTGGAGGTTAGCTAGAAAATTAAGAATATGGGATAAAGTATACCAAGAAAATTTTATTTTGGATTACTCTGCAACAGTTGAAAAAATGCTGCAAAAACCTATTCCAACACACAAATATTTTCGCTGTGTAACTCCTATGTGGGATAATTCAGCCCGCCGCAAAAATAATGCACTAATCCTCAAAAATTCAACTCCCGATCTTTATGAATATTGGTTAAAAAATGTTATTCAACAGTTGTCCCCAACTCACGAGGAAGAAAATTTAGTGTTTATAAATGCCTGGAACGAATGGGCAGAAGGTAATCATTTAGAGCCTTGCCAAAAATGGGGACGAACTTACCTTGAGGCTACCTTGAGGGCAGTTACTTCCACAACTACCTAA
- a CDS encoding LPS biosynthesis glycosyltransferase, whose protein sequence is MNASLSSANQVSNSYQLVYFIGKVFIIAYKEPTQQLEEVLKKEGFHCEILRQEHQPEYQTYSRSYLCLMNHSRAWEKAIQENKPTLIVEADFVPVVGLGKLPLPFNPNQQNVGISWIYTCASQVYSVSDEGSAEGFSVSTVAYIVTPLAAKNLIELAEEIRVKSGTDTYSSWDSDIDKFLRVKSLKNYIPFRNYGEHGGLPNLEHYKNGLSKTHRADVLYGKLAFKPFYACEERGGKENFVTARIQARLKGIARLLLGKFLRIPVIKGSTVPRRLISFAIRRQLSFHL, encoded by the coding sequence ATGAACGCAAGCCTTTCCTCTGCCAACCAAGTTTCTAATTCCTACCAACTTGTTTATTTTATTGGCAAAGTCTTCATTATTGCCTACAAAGAGCCTACCCAGCAGCTTGAGGAAGTATTGAAAAAAGAAGGTTTTCACTGCGAAATTCTCCGCCAAGAACACCAGCCAGAATATCAAACTTATTCTCGCAGCTATCTCTGCCTGATGAACCATAGCCGCGCTTGGGAAAAAGCAATACAGGAAAACAAACCAACTCTGATCGTTGAGGCAGATTTTGTCCCAGTAGTTGGTTTAGGTAAACTTCCTTTACCTTTTAATCCCAATCAGCAGAATGTAGGAATTTCCTGGATTTATACCTGTGCTTCCCAAGTTTATAGCGTCTCAGATGAAGGTTCTGCCGAAGGATTTTCAGTTTCCACAGTTGCTTATATTGTCACACCACTAGCGGCTAAAAATCTGATTGAGTTAGCAGAGGAAATCAGAGTAAAATCTGGAACAGATACTTACTCATCTTGGGACTCAGATATTGATAAGTTTCTTCGGGTAAAATCCCTGAAAAATTACATTCCATTCCGCAATTACGGCGAACATGGAGGATTGCCTAATTTAGAACATTACAAAAACGGTCTTAGCAAAACTCATCGCGCTGATGTATTATATGGAAAGCTGGCCTTTAAACCTTTTTATGCTTGCGAGGAAAGAGGAGGGAAAGAAAATTTTGTAACGGCAAGAATTCAGGCTCGTTTGAAGGGGATTGCTCGTTTATTGCTGGGTAAATTTTTGCGGATTCCTGTGATTAAAGGTTCCACTGTACCAAGGAGATTGATTAGTTTTGCTATTCGCAGACAATTATCGTTCCATCTATAA
- a CDS encoding winged helix-turn-helix domain-containing protein produces MFSLELTQTPSRAEIGQKSRILVVEDEDLIREMIVMALEEQDYEVITATDGQKAVGLLQSIYTEPAESPIDLVVLDLMLPQVNGLDICRLLRRQGNPVPILILSAKGSETDRVLGLEVGADDYLTKPFSMREFVARCRALLRRQRLSAIAQPAVLQFKEIALYPQECRVMLRGEEISLAPKEFRLLELFMSYPRRVWSRELLLDHIWGPDFVGDSKTVDVHIRWVREKLERDPSHPEYIVTIRGFGYRFG; encoded by the coding sequence ATGTTTTCGCTTGAGTTAACTCAGACTCCTTCTAGAGCAGAAATCGGACAAAAAAGCCGCATCCTTGTGGTTGAAGACGAAGATCTAATCCGAGAAATGATCGTTATGGCCTTAGAGGAGCAAGATTACGAGGTAATCACGGCTACAGATGGACAGAAGGCTGTTGGCTTGTTGCAAAGTATCTACACCGAACCGGCAGAATCCCCTATAGATCTGGTCGTTTTGGATTTGATGCTGCCTCAAGTCAATGGTTTGGATATCTGCCGCTTGCTCCGCCGTCAAGGGAACCCAGTCCCAATTTTGATTCTTTCAGCCAAGGGAAGCGAAACAGACCGTGTATTGGGTTTAGAGGTGGGAGCTGATGACTATCTTACCAAACCCTTCAGTATGCGGGAGTTTGTTGCCCGCTGTCGGGCTCTACTGCGCCGTCAACGCTTAAGCGCGATCGCTCAACCAGCAGTATTGCAGTTTAAAGAGATCGCCCTTTATCCCCAAGAGTGCCGCGTTATGCTTCGGGGTGAGGAGATTAGCCTTGCGCCCAAAGAGTTTCGCCTCCTAGAGTTATTTATGAGTTATCCCCGCCGGGTATGGTCGCGGGAGCTGTTGCTCGACCACATTTGGGGGCCGGATTTTGTAGGGGATAGTAAAACGGTAGACGTTCACATTCGCTGGGTGCGAGAAAAATTGGAGCGAGACCCCAGCCACCCAGAGTATATTGTCACGATTCGGGGTTTTGGATATAGGTTTGGCTGA
- a CDS encoding sensor histidine kinase produces MALVAFFLGLAIGIGFWLCWQAWLYKQLGQLVRSLPAERKFNSIHSSRNLENVDLGQDRSQESVFVQPALPIVSRLRRGISLAKEHQQNLEIQLETWQQLLQVAPCGFLMVDEENQLLWCNQQARDLLNINRWEPGQVRLLLELVRSYELDQLIEQTRHRQQPSQQEWVFHPTYPNTQAMGGARALTLRAYSWPLPEGQVGVFLENRQALVELSQAQDRWVSDLAHELRTPLTSIRLVAEALQDRLQPPMSRWADRLLPEVNRLINLVQDWLELSQLEVDSSNKLRRKPLELRSLIVSVWHSLELLSEPKQLSLTYSGPDSLWIEADESRLYRIFLNLLDNSIKYSPPLGAIEVEVNLLPNNDAPKLVEINIIDSGSGFPESDLPHVFERLYRGDASRTRHSASSPDRHEALGINTTGSGLGLAIVRQIILAHRGSVQAKNHPETGGAWLKIELPYGEGIAPQVTAEG; encoded by the coding sequence ATGGCCCTTGTTGCCTTTTTTCTTGGTCTAGCCATAGGGATTGGGTTTTGGCTCTGTTGGCAGGCTTGGCTTTACAAACAGCTGGGGCAATTGGTGCGATCGCTCCCCGCCGAACGAAAGTTTAATTCTATACATTCCTCCCGAAACTTAGAGAATGTAGATTTGGGCCAAGATCGGAGTCAGGAGAGTGTTTTCGTACAACCTGCCCTACCGATCGTTTCTCGCCTGCGGCGGGGGATTTCCTTGGCTAAGGAACACCAACAAAACCTGGAAATCCAGCTGGAAACCTGGCAGCAGTTACTCCAAGTGGCACCCTGCGGCTTTCTGATGGTAGATGAAGAAAACCAGCTGCTTTGGTGCAACCAACAGGCGCGTGACCTTTTGAACATAAATCGGTGGGAACCGGGACAGGTTCGTTTGCTGCTGGAGTTAGTGCGATCGTATGAACTCGACCAGTTAATCGAACAAACTCGTCACCGCCAGCAACCCTCTCAGCAAGAGTGGGTTTTTCACCCGACGTATCCAAACACACAAGCGATGGGTGGAGCTAGAGCCCTTACCCTGCGTGCCTACAGCTGGCCTTTACCCGAAGGTCAGGTAGGCGTCTTTTTGGAAAACCGACAAGCCTTAGTCGAACTTTCCCAAGCACAAGATAGGTGGGTTTCCGATTTAGCTCACGAATTGAGAACTCCACTAACGTCTATCCGTTTAGTGGCGGAAGCTTTGCAAGACCGCTTGCAGCCGCCCATGAGCCGATGGGCCGATCGCCTGCTACCAGAAGTCAACCGGCTGATTAATTTAGTACAAGATTGGCTGGAATTAAGCCAACTGGAGGTAGATTCTAGCAATAAACTTCGCCGCAAACCCCTGGAACTGCGGTCTTTGATCGTATCTGTCTGGCATAGTCTAGAACTCCTGAGCGAGCCAAAGCAACTAAGTCTGACCTATTCTGGCCCGGACTCCCTGTGGATAGAAGCAGATGAATCTCGCCTATACCGGATTTTTCTCAACTTACTGGACAACAGTATCAAATACAGCCCGCCGCTGGGTGCGATTGAAGTGGAGGTAAATCTCCTTCCCAACAATGATGCCCCCAAGCTCGTTGAAATTAATATTATCGATTCAGGCTCTGGATTTCCTGAATCAGATTTACCTCATGTTTTTGAGAGACTCTATCGGGGGGACGCCTCCCGGACGAGACACTCAGCGTCTTCTCCGGATCGACATGAAGCTTTAGGTATTAATACAACTGGTAGCGGCTTAGGTTTAGCGATCGTGCGACAAATTATTCTTGCTCATCGCGGTTCCGTACAAGCCAAAAACCATCCAGAAACAGGTGGCGCTTGGCTGAAAATTGAATTACCTTATGGAGAAGGGATCGCTCCTCAAGTTACTGCTGAGGGCTGA
- the phoU gene encoding phosphate signaling complex protein PhoU, translating into MVFRQVRLKSSRLNPYPERLHFERSLRRLEGDVLRMGALVEQSFRLSHESLFDRSLAAAEEIPLLDKQIDRFYRQIELDSASLMTLQAPVARDMRLLSAYMQLVRDLERIGDYAKDLAEIAIKLFPYPPHPCFSEMAEMSHQAQAMLAMSLVALADLDAEAGRQIKQQDDVVDTAYETLYQRLASARDVKGVVEPILLMVLVIRHLERMADHATNIGQRVAYIVTGHRS; encoded by the coding sequence ATGGTTTTCCGACAAGTTAGGTTGAAGAGTTCGCGTTTAAACCCTTATCCTGAACGACTCCACTTCGAGCGAAGCCTTAGACGCTTAGAAGGTGATGTTTTGCGGATGGGAGCCTTGGTAGAACAATCGTTTCGCCTGTCCCATGAATCTTTGTTCGATCGCAGCCTAGCCGCAGCTGAAGAAATTCCCTTACTCGATAAACAGATCGATCGATTTTATCGCCAAATCGAGTTAGATAGCGCCTCTCTCATGACCCTGCAAGCTCCAGTCGCTAGAGATATGCGCCTTTTAAGCGCTTATATGCAACTGGTGCGAGATTTAGAGCGAATTGGGGATTACGCCAAAGATTTAGCAGAAATTGCGATTAAACTTTTTCCCTACCCGCCTCATCCTTGCTTTTCGGAGATGGCGGAGATGTCCCATCAAGCCCAAGCTATGCTAGCAATGAGTCTGGTAGCCCTAGCCGACCTGGATGCAGAAGCTGGACGACAGATTAAGCAGCAGGATGACGTTGTAGACACTGCCTACGAAACACTTTACCAGCGCTTAGCCAGCGCACGCGATGTCAAAGGAGTCGTCGAACCGATTCTTTTAATGGTTTTAGTGATTCGTCACCTGGAACGAATGGCCGATCATGCCACCAATATAGGTCAAAGAGTCGCCTACATCGTTACCGGACACCGATCTTAA
- a CDS encoding PhoX family protein: protein MKLKRRDFLLLLGSGAGAVAAVMLLANRKKFTGTDSLFQPVKGPMPLEIDEIPAAQVVRNYSTYEVVDDLVLPESFTYDIIGAWGDTIGDSRFGYNNDYLSFIETGKDEGYLTVNFEYISPISWLQGYPKVIKKALPFAEVQAAVKTAGKAGINAFALPPEDEALKAKIREICKEALIDQGIGVISIRKNPDGKWVRTNSSSDRRITGISGLEDDRYLKTTGPAAFVFRKTQGQGYIDKLGDRIIGTFANCAGGTTPWGTVLSGEENFQIQVPEPVYADGTAFDPSKLAFAIGEQELSGQGNVLGLAGNKYGWIVEVDPANLKDYGTKHSWLGRYHHEAVGIRVVAGKPLAFYSGCDRRGGHLYKFVSKGKVSNPQDKANSRLLADGMLYAAVFNPNGTGRWIPLKPTTPVNPVLPSNIEGKVLTLPKRPEGGNFNAKTNAEVNSFKQKFKTLNDLYIGNAQEKQGAILIDAHFAANAAGATPTARPEDTEVASDGSLYITYTSGSPGGDGGPDKRIFKGPKAESPWEYGWIMRLIEDKNDPAAMTFRWQMLAMGGEPADGGAGFANPDNLLIDRNNNVWMVTDMSSAAHNDPGDPFRRGCFGNNSIWHIPTFGPNAGNAYLFGMGPMDCETTGPFFTEDQQTLFLSIQHPGEVKGIRQNAASETREFEMRTTDGQKFKQTRTVPIGSNWPGGGQNDPPKPAVVAIRRQDAKPIT from the coding sequence ATGAAGCTAAAACGTCGAGACTTCTTGTTGTTGCTCGGATCTGGTGCGGGCGCTGTGGCTGCGGTTATGTTACTCGCAAACCGGAAAAAATTTACTGGTACCGACTCGCTCTTCCAGCCGGTCAAAGGCCCCATGCCTCTGGAAATCGATGAAATTCCAGCCGCTCAAGTAGTGCGAAATTACAGTACTTACGAAGTGGTGGATGACCTCGTGCTACCAGAAAGTTTTACTTATGACATTATTGGTGCTTGGGGTGATACAATAGGCGATTCTCGCTTTGGCTATAACAATGATTATTTGTCTTTCATAGAAACTGGCAAAGATGAAGGTTACCTGACAGTCAATTTTGAATACATCAGCCCCATATCTTGGCTACAAGGCTATCCGAAGGTGATAAAGAAAGCTTTGCCTTTTGCTGAGGTACAGGCGGCGGTAAAAACTGCTGGTAAGGCTGGTATTAATGCTTTTGCTTTGCCGCCAGAAGATGAGGCGCTCAAAGCAAAAATACGAGAAATTTGCAAAGAAGCTTTGATAGATCAGGGAATAGGTGTTATTTCCATTCGCAAAAATCCAGATGGCAAATGGGTGCGGACAAATTCGTCATCCGATCGCAGGATTACTGGTATTTCTGGATTAGAAGACGATCGCTATCTAAAAACAACTGGCCCAGCTGCATTTGTATTTCGCAAAACTCAGGGCCAAGGTTATATCGATAAATTGGGCGATCGCATTATCGGCACTTTTGCCAACTGTGCTGGTGGGACAACTCCTTGGGGCACTGTCCTTAGCGGCGAAGAGAACTTCCAAATCCAAGTACCCGAACCAGTATATGCCGATGGCACCGCTTTCGACCCCAGCAAGCTAGCTTTTGCGATCGGCGAACAAGAGTTATCCGGACAAGGAAATGTACTGGGATTAGCTGGTAACAAATATGGCTGGATAGTAGAAGTAGATCCAGCCAACCTCAAGGATTATGGCACCAAACACTCTTGGCTGGGACGCTATCACCACGAAGCTGTAGGCATTCGCGTTGTGGCAGGCAAACCCCTAGCATTTTATTCGGGGTGCGATCGCAGAGGCGGACACTTGTATAAATTTGTCAGCAAAGGCAAAGTCAGCAATCCCCAAGACAAAGCTAATTCCCGTCTGCTAGCAGATGGGATGCTCTATGCCGCTGTCTTCAACCCCAACGGTACTGGGCGCTGGATTCCGCTCAAACCAACTACCCCAGTAAATCCCGTTCTGCCCAGCAACATCGAAGGTAAAGTACTCACCCTACCCAAGCGTCCGGAAGGAGGCAACTTTAATGCAAAAACAAACGCAGAAGTCAATAGTTTCAAACAAAAATTTAAAACTCTGAACGACCTCTACATAGGGAATGCCCAAGAAAAACAAGGTGCCATTCTCATCGATGCTCACTTTGCCGCCAACGCAGCCGGTGCCACACCCACAGCGCGTCCCGAAGACACCGAAGTCGCCAGCGATGGTTCCCTCTACATCACCTACACCTCCGGGTCGCCCGGTGGCGATGGAGGCCCAGACAAGCGCATCTTCAAGGGGCCGAAAGCAGAAAGCCCTTGGGAATATGGCTGGATTATGCGGTTGATTGAAGATAAAAACGACCCAGCTGCGATGACCTTTCGCTGGCAGATGCTGGCTATGGGGGGCGAACCTGCTGACGGCGGCGCTGGTTTTGCCAATCCCGACAACCTCCTGATCGATCGCAATAACAATGTCTGGATGGTTACCGATATGTCCTCAGCAGCACACAACGATCCGGGAGATCCTTTCAGACGCGGTTGCTTTGGCAACAACTCTATCTGGCATATCCCCACTTTTGGCCCAAACGCAGGCAACGCCTACCTGTTTGGCATGGGGCCGATGGATTGCGAAACCACAGGGCCATTTTTCACCGAAGACCAGCAAACCTTGTTTTTATCGATACAACATCCAGGAGAAGTTAAAGGAATTCGTCAAAATGCAGCTTCGGAAACAAGGGAGTTTGAAATGAGAACAACTGACGGTCAGAAATTCAAGCAAACTCGCACAGTTCCGATTGGTTCCAACTGGCCGGGAGGCGGTCAAAATGACCCACCAAAGCCTGCTGTTGTTGCCATTCGACGCCAAGACGCCAAACCAATTACCTAG
- a CDS encoding Crp/Fnr family transcriptional regulator yields MPLSAPIPLNLTNLKQRTFSCHDLLPLHSDSLWKIERGVVRTLTCSEEGKSIVLGFWGPGDVVGKPLSRLEPYQIECLTSAEVSLLPSNLWYQFMDAWISHAQESEELLSIVHNRPVNLRLLQLLNWLARKFGREVEGGKLIELPLTHQALSEVICTTRVTVTRLLNQFEQEGILNRRGRFLILGRQKQHLKI; encoded by the coding sequence ATGCCGCTCTCTGCTCCTATTCCCCTCAACCTTACCAATCTCAAACAGCGGACATTCAGCTGCCACGATTTACTTCCACTACATTCTGATAGCTTATGGAAAATAGAGCGTGGAGTCGTGCGTACTTTGACTTGTAGCGAAGAAGGAAAATCGATCGTCCTGGGATTTTGGGGCCCAGGAGATGTGGTTGGCAAACCCCTTTCTAGACTTGAGCCATATCAGATAGAGTGCTTAACAAGTGCCGAAGTTAGTCTCTTACCTTCTAATCTTTGGTATCAATTTATGGATGCCTGGATATCGCACGCTCAAGAGAGCGAAGAACTGCTTAGCATCGTTCACAATCGACCTGTTAACCTTCGCTTGCTGCAACTTTTAAACTGGTTAGCCCGCAAATTCGGTCGCGAAGTAGAGGGAGGAAAATTGATCGAACTGCCATTAACCCATCAAGCTCTCTCGGAAGTCATTTGTACAACGCGAGTAACGGTGACGCGGTTGCTCAACCAGTTTGAACAAGAGGGCATCCTTAACCGACGGGGGCGTTTTTTGATTCTTGGGAGGCAAAAACAGCATTTAAAAATTTGA
- a CDS encoding iron uptake porin — MSKMLWNALKLSPALLGATILVANSALAGEESARSIGQDKTPAATELPASGLSQNQPNAVASLQVSPISSNSTELAQVPASGNGSSSNAQQDSNSTLDQINQYNDQSSGLEQVTSVSQLRDVQPTDWAFQALQSLVERYGCIEGYPDRTYRGNRALTRYEFAAGLNSCLNRIQELIAAAGGGGVTTEDIERLRRLQEEFRAEINTLRGQVDGLEARTTRLEAQQFSTTTKLRGEVIFALASVFGDERAGGGELQDNVIFADRVRLNLDTSFTGKDRLRTRLQARNITPFSGGVTGTSMTRLGFDGNDDNNDVTLHRLEYTFPLGSNTKVYLEAIGGEYNDNMYTFNPLFESSGQGSISRFGRFNPIYKQTEAGTGVTLEHNFSSKLGLTLGYQVPRNQANNPSDGFGVFDGGYSALAQLSIRPSKAFNVGLTYVHSYYNQQNGVSVSGGTGSSFANSPFGTVATSADHFGLEASFRLSSKFIISGWGGYTQAHREDGVDDADATIINYAVTLGLADFGRKGNVLGFVAGQPPRVTDNDISAREDSDTSYHLEAFYRIKVSDNISVTPGAFVILNPEHNDNNDTIYVGTLRTTFSF, encoded by the coding sequence ATGTCGAAAATGCTTTGGAACGCTCTAAAACTCAGTCCCGCACTTCTGGGTGCAACCATTCTCGTAGCTAACTCGGCCCTAGCAGGTGAGGAGTCGGCCCGATCGATCGGTCAAGACAAAACGCCTGCTGCCACAGAATTACCCGCATCTGGACTGTCCCAGAACCAGCCAAATGCAGTAGCATCTCTTCAAGTCAGTCCGATCTCAAGCAACAGTACTGAGTTAGCCCAGGTTCCAGCTTCAGGAAACGGCTCTTCTAGCAACGCTCAGCAAGACTCCAACAGCACTCTGGATCAAATCAATCAATACAACGATCAAAGCAGCGGTTTGGAGCAAGTGACTTCTGTTTCGCAATTGCGGGACGTACAGCCTACAGACTGGGCATTCCAAGCACTGCAATCTCTGGTCGAGCGCTACGGTTGTATTGAAGGTTATCCCGATCGCACTTATCGCGGCAACCGCGCCTTAACTCGCTACGAATTCGCCGCCGGGTTAAATTCTTGCTTGAATCGGATTCAAGAACTGATTGCCGCAGCAGGTGGTGGCGGAGTGACGACGGAGGACATAGAGAGGCTCCGGCGGTTGCAAGAGGAATTTCGGGCTGAAATCAACACTCTGCGCGGTCAGGTAGATGGGCTGGAAGCACGCACGACGCGACTGGAAGCACAGCAATTCTCCACTACCACCAAACTTAGAGGAGAAGTAATTTTCGCACTTGCTAGCGTGTTTGGCGACGAAAGGGCTGGTGGTGGGGAGTTGCAAGACAACGTCATCTTCGCCGATCGGGTACGTCTGAACTTGGATACCAGCTTTACCGGCAAAGACCGCTTGAGAACCCGTCTGCAAGCTCGAAACATTACCCCATTTAGCGGCGGCGTCACGGGTACGAGCATGACCCGCTTGGGTTTTGATGGCAATGACGACAACAACGATGTCACCCTGCATCGCTTGGAGTATACGTTCCCTCTAGGCTCCAATACAAAAGTTTATTTGGAGGCGATCGGGGGTGAATATAATGACAATATGTATACTTTCAACCCCCTGTTTGAAAGTTCAGGCCAAGGTTCTATTTCCCGATTTGGGCGCTTCAACCCCATCTACAAACAAACTGAGGCTGGTACCGGGGTTACCTTAGAACACAACTTTAGTTCAAAGTTAGGTTTAACTTTGGGCTACCAGGTACCTAGAAATCAGGCCAATAATCCTTCTGACGGTTTTGGAGTCTTTGATGGTGGCTATTCTGCTCTGGCTCAGCTATCAATCCGACCCAGTAAAGCTTTTAACGTGGGTCTGACTTACGTACACTCCTACTACAATCAACAAAACGGTGTCAGCGTTTCGGGAGGAACTGGCAGCAGCTTCGCCAATTCCCCATTTGGTACTGTTGCTACCTCAGCCGATCACTTCGGTCTAGAAGCGAGCTTTCGACTCAGCTCTAAATTTATCATTTCCGGTTGGGGAGGTTATACACAAGCGCACCGCGAAGATGGAGTGGATGATGCTGATGCAACCATTATCAACTATGCCGTGACTCTGGGCTTGGCAGATTTTGGCCGCAAGGGCAACGTGCTTGGTTTTGTGGCAGGTCAGCCGCCTAGAGTGACGGATAATGATATTAGCGCTCGTGAAGATAGTGACACCTCTTATCATCTGGAAGCTTTCTATCGCATTAAAGTTAGCGACAATATCTCCGTTACTCCAGGTGCGTTTGTGATTCTCAATCCAGAACACAACGATAACAACGACACCATCTACGTGGGAACGCTGCGGACGACCTTTAGCTTCTAA
- the rplS gene encoding 50S ribosomal protein L19: MNAEAIIRSIEGEQLKKDLPQIYVGDTIKVGVVIQEGGKERTQPYEGVVIAKRNGGINETITVRRVFQGVGVERVFLIHSPRISSIKIVRRGQVRRAKLYYLRDRVGKATRLKQRFDRPLT, from the coding sequence ATGAATGCTGAAGCAATTATCCGCTCAATAGAAGGCGAACAACTAAAAAAAGATTTACCCCAAATCTACGTAGGCGACACCATCAAAGTCGGGGTAGTAATTCAGGAAGGCGGTAAGGAGCGGACACAGCCTTACGAAGGTGTCGTGATTGCCAAGCGCAATGGGGGGATTAACGAGACGATTACAGTGCGTCGCGTCTTCCAAGGCGTTGGTGTAGAGCGGGTGTTTTTAATCCACTCTCCCCGAATTTCCAGCATCAAGATCGTGCGTCGCGGTCAAGTGCGTCGTGCTAAACTTTACTACTTGCGCGATCGCGTAGGCAAGGCCACTCGTCTGAAGCAACGGTTCGATCGGCCCCTGACCTAG